Proteins encoded in a region of the Bacteroidota bacterium genome:
- the secA gene encoding preprotein translocase subunit SecA has translation MIGILNKAITSIFGKKSDRDLKEITPLITKILAEYAQLENLSHDDLREKSNEFRKIIDERLAENRTEISDLEKEAEGNPDMELSKKEDIYRQVDQLKKEGKKITEEVLLELLPKAFAVMKETARRFTNNESITVTAFQHDRDLATKRDNVKIEGDKAIWKNTWTAAGTPVTWNMIHYDVQLIGGSVLHSGKISEMATGEGKTLVATLPIYLNALAGQGVHVVTVNDYLAKRDSEWNGPIFEFLGLTVDCIDKHDPNSDERRKAYLADITYGTNNEFGFDYLRDNMARAAEDMVQRGHHYAIVDEVDSVLIDDARTPLIISGPTPKGDHHEFDIYKPKVELLVKAQRDYVNSIISDARKLIAEKKDKEAGLPLFRAHRGLPKNKALIKLLGEQGVAGMMRSTENFYLQDQQKEMHKADEPLFFTIDEKNNSIELTEKGVELISSSSEDKNFFIMPDVGSMMAEIERNSDTPEERIARKDELLRDYSIKSERIHTVNQLLKAYTLFDKDVEYIITDGKVKIVDEQTGRVMEGRRYSDGLHQAIEAKENVKIEASTQTYATITLQNYFRMYHKLAGMTGTAETEAQELWSIYKLEVVSIPTNRAIVRKDHEDKVYKTKREKYNAVIEEIEALVKAGRPVLVGTTSVETSELLSRMLKLRNIKHNVLNAKLHQREAQIVQEAGYAGTVTIATNMAGRGTDIKLGEGVKEAGGLAIVGTEKHESRRVDRQLRGRAGRQGDPGSSQFYVSLEDDLMRMFGSERIMKLMDRMGIEEGEVIQHSMITSSIERAQRKVEENNFGTRKRLIEYDDVMNSQREVIYTKRRHAIFGERLSIDINNMLYDTVESLVNTYHEEQDYDSLKLDLIRILSIELPVTKEEFAAKKPDDTIEKTFAEAQRFYKHKSQVLIERMLPFINEVNTNQGETIKNIVIPFSDGLRSIQVIANLKKSFESNGREVVASFEKLIIAALIDDAWKEHLREMDDLKQSVQNAVYEQKDPLLIYKFESFKLVKEMMDRTNKEIVAFLFKGVIPQQDPNQVKEAKLPPKPDNRNLSANKADTTTSTAPRPSGMPPGAMPQGGPPPPKIQPVRVEQKINRNDPCPCGSGKKYKSCHGANAV, from the coding sequence ATGATTGGAATACTTAATAAGGCGATTACCAGCATCTTCGGTAAGAAAAGCGACCGGGATCTGAAAGAAATAACTCCCCTGATCACCAAAATTTTAGCTGAATACGCACAACTTGAAAATCTTTCTCATGATGATTTGCGCGAAAAGTCTAACGAATTCCGCAAAATTATCGATGAACGTTTAGCCGAAAACCGCACGGAAATTTCTGATCTTGAAAAAGAAGCTGAAGGAAATCCGGATATGGAACTTTCTAAAAAAGAAGACATCTATCGTCAGGTTGATCAGCTGAAAAAAGAAGGAAAAAAAATTACTGAAGAAGTTCTTCTCGAACTTTTACCAAAAGCTTTTGCAGTAATGAAAGAAACGGCTCGCCGTTTTACTAATAACGAATCGATAACTGTAACTGCATTTCAACACGACAGAGATCTTGCTACTAAACGTGACAATGTAAAAATTGAAGGCGATAAAGCAATCTGGAAAAATACATGGACAGCTGCAGGTACACCCGTAACATGGAACATGATCCATTACGATGTACAGTTAATTGGTGGTAGTGTTCTTCATTCAGGAAAAATTTCTGAGATGGCTACCGGTGAAGGAAAAACACTCGTGGCAACATTACCGATCTATCTGAATGCATTGGCCGGACAAGGTGTACACGTTGTAACTGTCAACGATTATCTTGCGAAACGTGACTCTGAATGGAACGGACCGATCTTCGAATTTTTAGGACTTACAGTTGATTGTATCGATAAACATGATCCCAATTCTGATGAACGCCGTAAAGCATATTTAGCAGACATCACTTACGGAACCAATAATGAATTTGGTTTCGATTATCTGCGTGATAATATGGCACGGGCTGCAGAAGACATGGTTCAGCGCGGACATCATTATGCAATTGTCGATGAGGTCGATTCAGTTTTGATCGATGATGCCCGGACTCCGCTTATCATTTCCGGTCCGACTCCAAAAGGTGATCACCACGAATTTGATATTTATAAACCAAAAGTTGAATTGCTCGTTAAAGCTCAACGTGATTATGTGAATTCGATCATTTCGGATGCACGTAAATTAATTGCAGAGAAAAAAGACAAAGAAGCCGGACTTCCTCTCTTCCGTGCACATCGTGGTTTACCAAAAAATAAAGCGCTGATCAAATTACTCGGCGAACAAGGTGTTGCCGGTATGATGCGCAGCACTGAGAACTTTTATCTGCAGGATCAGCAAAAAGAAATGCATAAAGCAGATGAGCCATTGTTTTTTACTATTGATGAAAAAAATAACAGTATTGAACTTACAGAAAAAGGTGTTGAATTAATTTCATCTTCAAGCGAAGACAAAAATTTCTTCATCATGCCTGATGTCGGTTCTATGATGGCAGAAATTGAAAGAAACAGTGACACTCCGGAAGAAAGAATTGCGCGTAAAGATGAATTGTTGCGCGACTACTCTATAAAATCAGAACGGATTCATACCGTAAATCAATTATTAAAAGCTTATACTCTCTTTGATAAAGATGTTGAATACATTATCACAGATGGAAAAGTAAAGATCGTCGATGAACAGACAGGTCGTGTGATGGAAGGCCGCCGGTATTCTGACGGATTACATCAGGCTATTGAAGCGAAAGAAAATGTAAAGATCGAAGCTTCTACTCAAACGTATGCAACGATCACTTTGCAGAATTACTTCCGGATGTATCACAAGCTTGCCGGTATGACGGGTACAGCTGAAACCGAAGCACAGGAACTCTGGTCGATCTACAAACTTGAAGTTGTTTCTATTCCAACTAACAGAGCGATCGTAAGAAAAGATCACGAAGACAAGGTTTATAAAACAAAGCGTGAAAAATACAATGCTGTAATCGAAGAGATCGAAGCATTAGTGAAAGCAGGTCGTCCGGTATTGGTTGGTACGACTAGCGTTGAAACTTCGGAATTATTAAGCCGGATGTTGAAACTTCGTAACATCAAACACAACGTACTGAATGCAAAACTTCACCAGCGTGAAGCGCAGATCGTACAGGAAGCCGGTTATGCAGGAACCGTTACGATTGCCACTAACATGGCCGGTCGTGGTACCGATATCAAACTTGGTGAAGGTGTAAAAGAAGCCGGTGGACTTGCCATCGTCGGTACAGAGAAACATGAATCACGCCGTGTCGATCGTCAGTTAAGAGGTCGTGCCGGTCGTCAGGGTGATCCGGGATCTTCGCAATTTTATGTTTCACTGGAAGATGATCTGATGCGTATGTTCGGTTCTGAACGGATCATGAAACTCATGGACCGTATGGGAATTGAAGAAGGTGAAGTGATCCAGCATAGTATGATCACCTCTTCTATCGAAAGAGCACAACGTAAAGTTGAAGAAAACAATTTCGGAACACGTAAACGTTTGATCGAATACGATGATGTAATGAATTCTCAGCGTGAAGTGATCTATACAAAACGTCGTCACGCAATTTTCGGTGAACGTCTGAGTATTGACATCAACAACATGCTTTACGATACGGTTGAAAGTTTAGTTAACACTTATCATGAAGAACAGGATTACGATTCATTGAAGCTGGATCTGATCAGGATTCTATCCATTGAACTTCCGGTTACCAAAGAAGAATTCGCAGCTAAAAAACCGGATGATACAATAGAAAAAACATTTGCAGAAGCCCAACGTTTCTACAAACACAAATCGCAGGTGTTAATTGAAAGGATGTTGCCTTTCATTAACGAAGTAAATACAAACCAAGGCGAAACGATAAAGAATATTGTAATACCATTCAGCGATGGACTGCGTTCAATTCAGGTAATTGCCAATCTTAAAAAATCCTTTGAATCGAACGGTCGTGAAGTTGTTGCATCATTTGAAAAACTGATCATTGCAGCACTGATTGATGACGCATGGAAAGAACATCTTCGTGAAATGGATGATTTGAAACAATCCGTTCAGAACGCTGTGTACGAACAAAAAGATCCGTTACTCATTTACAAGTTTGAATCATTCAAACTGGTCAAAGAAATGATGGACCGCACGAATAAAGAGATTGTTGCCTTCCTATTCAAAGGAGTGATTCCGCAACAAGATCCAAATCAAGTGAAAGAAGCAAAACTTCCACCGAAACCGGATAACAGAAATCTAAGTGCCAACAAAGCAGACACTACAACATCAACAGCTCCTCGTCCAAGTGGAATGCCACCCGGTGCAATGCCACAAGGCGGACCACCGCCACCAAAAATTCAACCCGTTCGCGTAGAACAAAAGATCAATAGAAATGATCCTTGTCCTTGTGGTAGTGGTAAGAAGTATAAGAGTTGTCATGGGGCGAATGCTGTTTAG
- a CDS encoding T9SS type A sorting domain-containing protein, with amino-acid sequence MKSTLLCLLIILLKLNSYSQSIFQTAYGNNDIEKIISVVKDSNYYYVVAQCTTLSSFDKDISFFCIDNDGGLLWSVILGTNKNDYASSLVRTSDGGFAISGETFGGFIDSTTSDLFLIKTDDQGFPILAETYGGPGNETGGGLLEDVNGNFYMSGTTTSYGNALESALIIKTDAMGNQLWTNVNSSMESNWLPDLLQKPNGDLLASGFCFNTSNPLNKNYVVSIDHMNGNLLQASRSGNSNNCVIAGMTLTSDGGYATCGLEFFDMGTFNMNVCKYDSAGNRMWNNIYGTNQDDAYSITEADNGDLIIAGKTNVGTVVSPSYKSTLLRLDSAGNIISAKTYGYSATTSESNFVINGINNSILSAGIIHEPGLGSNAHIIKTDAAGNSGCFENTYSPALSVLSFSDSAGADWQLVNMTQFSINPFWQSLSNQFTLYCYSTELSDISVKSPMVFPNPGTGIFRIETQISGNHFIEIFDAIGQKVMQKYFGEDFVNVDLSNYLPGVYYFRVDNSAGGKIILNY; translated from the coding sequence ATGAAGTCCACTCTACTCTGCTTGCTTATAATTTTATTAAAACTGAATTCATACAGCCAATCCATTTTCCAGACTGCATACGGAAATAACGATATCGAAAAAATTATTTCCGTTGTTAAAGACAGCAATTACTACTATGTGGTTGCGCAATGTACTACACTTTCCAGTTTTGACAAGGACATTAGTTTCTTCTGTATCGATAATGATGGTGGATTGTTATGGTCGGTAATTCTTGGTACAAATAAAAATGACTATGCAAGTAGTCTGGTCAGAACTTCTGATGGTGGTTTTGCAATTTCAGGAGAAACATTCGGTGGATTTATTGATTCTACAACGAGCGACCTTTTTCTGATCAAGACAGACGATCAGGGATTTCCAATCCTGGCCGAAACTTATGGCGGACCTGGAAATGAAACCGGCGGTGGTTTGTTGGAAGATGTGAATGGAAACTTTTATATGTCAGGTACTACTACAAGTTACGGCAATGCTTTAGAATCTGCATTGATAATTAAAACAGATGCAATGGGAAATCAGCTCTGGACAAATGTAAATAGTTCGATGGAATCGAATTGGCTTCCCGATCTCTTGCAAAAACCAAATGGAGATCTGCTAGCATCGGGATTTTGTTTTAATACAAGTAACCCGCTTAATAAAAATTATGTTGTAAGTATTGACCACATGAACGGAAATCTTTTGCAAGCTTCACGTTCAGGAAATTCTAATAATTGTGTTATTGCGGGGATGACATTGACAAGTGATGGTGGTTATGCAACATGTGGACTCGAATTTTTCGATATGGGAACTTTCAATATGAATGTCTGCAAGTATGATTCTGCAGGAAACAGAATGTGGAACAATATCTATGGTACAAATCAGGATGATGCATATTCAATTACTGAAGCTGATAATGGTGACCTGATCATTGCCGGAAAAACAAATGTCGGTACAGTAGTGAGTCCGAGTTATAAAAGTACTTTATTAAGACTTGACAGCGCGGGAAATATTATCAGCGCTAAAACTTACGGTTATAGTGCAACTACTTCTGAAAGCAATTTTGTAATTAACGGAATAAATAATTCAATTCTATCTGCAGGAATAATTCACGAACCGGGTTTGGGTTCGAATGCTCACATCATTAAAACTGATGCTGCAGGAAATTCAGGATGTTTTGAAAATACATATTCACCGGCTTTAAGTGTTTTATCATTCAGCGATAGTGCCGGAGCCGACTGGCAATTAGTGAACATGACTCAGTTTTCTATCAACCCATTCTGGCAGTCATTATCAAATCAATTTACATTGTATTGCTACAGCACGGAACTCTCAGATATTTCAGTGAAATCACCTATGGTATTTCCAAATCCTGGTACAGGAATTTTCAGAATAGAAACTCAAATTTCAGGCAATCATTTCATTGAGATCTTTGATGCTATCGGACAAAAAGTCATGCAAAAATACTTTGGTGAGGACTTTGTTAATGTCGATCTGTCGAATTATTTGCCGGGGGTTTATTACTTCAGGGTTGATAATTCTGCAGGCGGAAAAATTATTTTGAATTATTGA
- a CDS encoding DUF2795 domain-containing protein has protein sequence MYWTLELAQHLEDAPWPATKDELIDYGIRSGAPLEVIENLQELEDEGEAYESIEEIWPDYPTKDDFFFNEDEY, from the coding sequence ATGTACTGGACCCTTGAATTAGCACAACACCTGGAAGATGCTCCATGGCCTGCGACTAAAGACGAGTTAATTGATTACGGAATCCGTTCCGGCGCTCCTCTTGAAGTAATCGAGAACCTTCAGGAACTTGAAGACGAAGGCGAAGCCTATGAAAGTATCGAAGAGATCTGGCCGGATTATCCGACGAAAGATGATTTCTTTTTTAATGAAGACGAATATTGA
- a CDS encoding cob(I)yrinic acid a,c-diamide adenosyltransferase — translation MKIYTKKGDEGMTSLIGGTRVSKASLRIDAYGTVDELNSYIGWVRDLSGEIADKNLLIDIQDRLFTIGSHLAADPEKSKMKLPELREENITELEKAMDEMESQLPEMKSFVLPGGHQAVSCTHVARCVCRRAERLTVLLNSDVPVNPLIIKYLNRLSDYLFVLSRFLTMKLGAEETPWKAKV, via the coding sequence ATGAAGATCTATACAAAAAAAGGTGATGAAGGAATGACTTCACTCATTGGCGGAACAAGAGTTTCAAAAGCTTCACTTCGTATCGATGCATATGGAACTGTCGACGAACTGAATTCATATATCGGATGGGTCAGAGATCTTTCCGGTGAAATTGCAGATAAGAATTTATTGATCGATATTCAGGACAGACTATTTACAATTGGCTCTCATCTGGCGGCTGATCCGGAAAAATCTAAAATGAAATTGCCGGAACTTCGCGAAGAAAATATTACAGAACTTGAAAAAGCAATGGATGAAATGGAAAGTCAGCTGCCGGAAATGAAATCATTTGTTCTTCCCGGCGGACATCAAGCTGTTTCCTGTACACATGTTGCCCGTTGTGTTTGCCGCCGGGCTGAGCGACTTACTGTTCTTTTAAATTCTGATGTTCCAGTTAATCCTCTTATTATAAAATATCTGAACCGTTTATCCGACTACCTATTTGTATTATCCCGCTTTCTGACCATGAAATTAGGGGCTGAAGAGACGCCCTGGAAGGCCAAAGTCTGA
- a CDS encoding ABC transporter ATP-binding protein yields the protein MTSKALLELKGIAKKYTIGTENVNALRSIDLSIFKGEYVALMGPSGSGKSTLMNIIGCLDTPSAGTYYLNGNEVSTMSDNDLAEIRNKEIGFIFQTFNLVPRSNALDNVALPLVYAGISKADRNERATKALTDVGLQDRMTHKPNELSGGQRQRVAVARALVNNPSIILADEPTGNLDSKTSEEIMNLFEDIHKNGNTIIVVTHEEDIARHAHRIVRIKDGMIESDMQNDVL from the coding sequence ATGACATCTAAAGCCCTTCTTGAACTTAAAGGCATTGCTAAAAAATATACGATCGGAACTGAAAATGTGAATGCCTTGCGGTCAATCGATCTGTCTATTTTCAAAGGCGAGTATGTAGCTTTGATGGGCCCTTCAGGTTCCGGGAAATCTACTTTGATGAATATAATCGGATGCCTCGATACACCGTCTGCCGGAACATATTACCTGAATGGCAATGAAGTCAGCACGATGTCGGATAACGATCTGGCAGAAATCAGAAATAAAGAAATTGGTTTCATCTTTCAGACTTTCAATCTTGTTCCAAGAAGCAATGCTTTGGATAATGTTGCACTTCCGCTTGTCTATGCCGGCATTTCTAAAGCCGACAGAAATGAAAGAGCAACCAAGGCATTAACGGATGTAGGTTTGCAGGACAGAATGACTCATAAACCAAATGAACTCAGTGGAGGTCAAAGACAACGTGTTGCAGTTGCCAGAGCGTTGGTAAATAATCCTTCTATCATCCTTGCCGATGAGCCAACCGGAAATCTTGATTCTAAGACTTCAGAAGAGATTATGAATTTGTTTGAAGATATTCACAAAAATGGAAATACAATTATTGTTGTAACTCACGAAGAAGATATTGCCCGACATGCTCATCGTATTGTCCGGATAAAAGACGGCATGATCGAATCAGATATGCAGAATGATGTTTTGTAA
- a CDS encoding class I SAM-dependent methyltransferase: MPCRKKKYSQLIFRLVNFSNAKNIIELGTSLGITTLYISNAAKNGKVISLEGSTEIADLAKVNFQKMRSTNIEIVTGNFDTTLSGVLNKMQKVDLVYFDGNHRMQPTLEYFNLCLQKKTPDTVFIFDDIYWSREMKSAWDTIIQNKEVTISIDLFKLGIVFFRSGIPKQHFQLKF, translated from the coding sequence ATTCCTTGCAGGAAAAAAAAATATTCTCAGCTTATTTTCCGGCTTGTCAATTTTTCAAATGCAAAAAACATTATTGAGCTCGGAACATCCTTAGGTATCACTACACTCTATATTTCAAACGCTGCGAAAAACGGAAAAGTTATTTCTCTTGAAGGCTCAACAGAAATTGCAGATCTTGCAAAAGTGAATTTCCAAAAAATGCGTAGTACGAATATTGAAATTGTAACCGGAAATTTCGATACGACCCTTTCCGGTGTTCTGAACAAAATGCAAAAGGTGGATCTGGTCTATTTCGATGGCAATCACCGGATGCAACCAACACTAGAGTATTTCAATTTGTGCCTTCAGAAAAAAACTCCTGATACAGTTTTCATTTTCGACGACATCTACTGGAGTCGTGAAATGAAATCTGCATGGGATACGATCATCCAAAACAAAGAAGTTACCATCAGCATCGATCTGTTCAAACTGGGAATTGTATTTTTCAGAAGCGGGATTCCGAAACAGCATTTTCAGTTGAAGTTTTAA
- the eno gene encoding phosphopyruvate hydratase: MSYIENIHARQILDSRGNPTIEVDVITDAGVVGRAAVPSGASTGIHEAVELRDGDKKNYLGKGVLKAVHNVNKLLNDELKGFPVSEQGVIDARMIELDGTENKSSIGANAILGVSLAAAKAAAIETGQPLYRYVGGVNANMLPVPMMNILNGGSHADNSIDFQEFMVMPVGASSFSESLRMGTEVFHHLKAVLKKKGLSTNVGDEGGFAPNMKSNEEAIQSVLDAIGEAGYTPGKDIYIAMDAAASEFFDAKEGKYIFKKSTGDKLTPAEMAAYWADWVKKYPIISIEDGLAEDDWDGWKRLTDAVGSKIQLVGDDLFVTNVKRLSKGIQDKVANSILVKVNQIGTLTETINAVTMAQNNSYTAVMSHRSGETEDVTIADLAVALNTGQIKTGSASRSDRIAKYNQLLRIEEALGSNARFGGKDFKFVSK, translated from the coding sequence ATGAGTTATATAGAAAACATACATGCCCGTCAGATCCTGGATTCCAGAGGAAATCCGACAATTGAAGTTGATGTCATTACAGATGCCGGAGTTGTAGGCAGAGCTGCAGTGCCAAGTGGAGCTTCAACCGGAATTCATGAAGCAGTGGAATTAAGAGATGGCGACAAGAAAAACTATCTTGGAAAAGGAGTGTTGAAAGCTGTTCACAATGTCAACAAGCTTTTGAATGATGAGCTGAAAGGTTTTCCTGTTTCTGAACAAGGTGTGATCGATGCAAGAATGATCGAGCTTGACGGGACTGAAAACAAATCGAGCATAGGTGCAAATGCAATCTTAGGAGTTAGTCTTGCTGCTGCAAAAGCTGCTGCAATTGAAACCGGACAACCTCTATACAGATATGTTGGCGGTGTAAATGCAAACATGCTTCCTGTGCCTATGATGAATATTCTCAATGGTGGTTCGCATGCAGACAATAGCATCGACTTTCAGGAGTTTATGGTAATGCCTGTGGGTGCATCTTCTTTTTCCGAATCATTGAGAATGGGAACGGAAGTGTTTCATCACCTGAAAGCAGTATTGAAGAAAAAAGGTTTGTCAACAAACGTTGGCGATGAAGGTGGTTTTGCTCCGAATATGAAATCGAATGAAGAAGCAATTCAATCGGTACTTGATGCAATCGGTGAAGCAGGTTATACACCCGGAAAAGATATTTACATTGCAATGGATGCAGCGGCTTCGGAATTCTTTGATGCCAAGGAAGGAAAGTATATCTTCAAAAAATCTACAGGTGATAAACTGACTCCGGCAGAGATGGCAGCTTATTGGGCAGATTGGGTGAAGAAATATCCGATCATTTCAATTGAAGACGGATTAGCAGAAGATGACTGGGATGGATGGAAGCGACTGACAGATGCAGTCGGATCGAAAATTCAATTGGTTGGTGACGATCTTTTCGTGACCAATGTGAAAAGATTAAGCAAAGGAATTCAGGATAAAGTAGCCAATTCAATATTAGTAAAAGTGAACCAGATCGGAACTTTGACTGAAACTATAAATGCAGTTACAATGGCTCAAAATAACAGTTATACAGCTGTAATGAGCCATAGGAGCGGAGAGACGGAAGATGTAACCATAGCCGACCTGGCAGTTGCTCTGAATACCGGTCAGATCAAGACGGGATCAGCCAGTAGGTCAGACCGGATCGCTAAATACAATCAATTATTAAGAATTGAGGAAGCTTTAGGGTCAAATGCTAGATTTGGCGGAAAAGATTTTAAATTTGTAAGCAAATAA
- a CDS encoding citrate (Si)-synthase: MAVETKDFIKNNGHYIIGQYSIEQVYSGMKGMIGMVTETSKLDPDEGIRFRGYSIPELREKLPKAHGDTEPLPEGIFYLMLIGEMPTDDDVVNVSNAWARRSNVPKHVFDTLDALPLTTHPMTQFSIAIMALQTESVFAAAYRKGLNKKDYWEACYEDVMNLIARLPRVAAYIYRRIYKNNVHIEPDHKLDWAANFAHMLGYDDYDMKRMMRLYLTLHCDHEGGNVSAHATHLVGSALSDPYLAFAAGMNGLAGPLHGLANQEVVRWIMDLRNYYDGAKPTREQLKDYVMKTIEEGKVVPGYGHAVLRKTDPRFLAQMEFAQKYMPDDENCQIVKMVYEVVPEILSGIKKIKNPWPNVDAHSGALLIHYGMEEFDFYTVLFGVSRSLGVMASLLWDRALGHPLERPGSVTYEGMKDKALKASQTPV; encoded by the coding sequence ATGGCAGTTGAAACAAAAGACTTCATTAAAAACAATGGTCACTATATCATTGGTCAATATTCTATTGAACAAGTGTATAGTGGTATGAAAGGAATGATAGGAATGGTTACTGAAACCAGTAAGCTGGATCCGGATGAAGGAATTCGTTTTCGTGGATACAGTATTCCTGAACTTCGTGAGAAACTTCCTAAAGCGCACGGAGATACAGAACCACTTCCTGAAGGAATTTTTTATCTGATGCTGATTGGTGAAATGCCGACAGATGATGATGTGGTAAATGTCAGTAATGCCTGGGCACGTCGGAGCAATGTTCCTAAACATGTTTTCGATACCTTGGATGCACTTCCCTTGACTACTCATCCGATGACACAGTTCAGTATTGCTATCATGGCACTTCAGACAGAATCTGTATTTGCTGCAGCATACCGGAAAGGCTTAAATAAAAAGGATTACTGGGAAGCTTGTTACGAAGATGTAATGAATCTGATCGCTCGTCTTCCAAGGGTAGCAGCTTATATTTACAGACGGATTTACAAAAACAATGTTCACATAGAACCGGATCACAAACTGGATTGGGCTGCAAACTTTGCGCACATGCTGGGTTATGATGATTATGATATGAAACGTATGATGCGTTTATATCTGACGCTTCATTGCGATCATGAGGGCGGAAACGTTTCTGCTCACGCAACTCACCTTGTTGGATCGGCTTTAAGTGATCCTTACCTGGCATTTGCTGCAGGTATGAATGGTCTTGCAGGTCCTTTACATGGACTGGCAAATCAGGAGGTAGTTCGGTGGATAATGGATCTTCGTAATTATTACGATGGTGCAAAACCAACCAGAGAGCAATTGAAAGATTATGTAATGAAGACCATCGAAGAAGGTAAAGTAGTTCCGGGATATGGACACGCTGTTCTTCGTAAGACTGATCCGCGCTTCCTTGCACAAATGGAGTTTGCACAGAAATATATGCCTGATGATGAAAATTGTCAGATCGTGAAAATGGTATATGAAGTTGTTCCTGAAATTTTATCAGGCATAAAGAAAATAAAGAATCCTTGGCCGAATGTGGATGCTCACAGTGGAGCACTTTTGATTCATTACGGAATGGAAGAATTTGATTTCTATACTGTTCTTTTCGGAGTTAGTCGTTCACTTGGAGTTATGGCATCATTACTTTGGGATCGTGCACTTGGACATCCATTGGAGCGTCCGGGTTCAGTTACTTATGAAGGAATGAAAGACAAAGCCCTGAAAGCATCGCAGACTCCTGTTTAA
- a CDS encoding DNA-3-methyladenine glycosylase I: MAKAKELTRCPWCLSSPLMMQYHDEEWGTPVHDDALHFEYIVLDSFQAGLSWSTILNKRENFRKAFDNFDAIKISKYKEAKIEKLLLDPGIIRNRLKVVATVSNAKAFLAIQKEFGSFDKYIWQFTKGKTIKNKFTSPKQVPAKTNESDEMSKDLYARGFKFVGSTICYSYMQAAGMVDDHISECFRGGK; this comes from the coding sequence ATGGCTAAAGCAAAAGAACTGACTCGTTGTCCATGGTGCTTGTCATCGCCTTTGATGATGCAATATCATGATGAGGAATGGGGCACACCGGTTCATGATGATGCTTTGCATTTCGAATACATTGTTCTGGATTCATTCCAGGCCGGTCTGAGTTGGAGTACGATCCTGAACAAGCGCGAGAATTTTCGTAAGGCCTTTGATAATTTTGATGCAATTAAGATCTCGAAATACAAAGAGGCTAAGATCGAAAAGCTATTACTTGATCCCGGAATTATCCGGAACCGACTGAAAGTGGTTGCAACCGTTTCAAATGCCAAGGCATTCCTGGCCATCCAAAAAGAGTTTGGATCTTTTGACAAATACATCTGGCAGTTCACAAAGGGAAAAACTATAAAGAACAAATTCACTTCCCCAAAACAAGTTCCCGCAAAAACAAACGAATCAGATGAAATGAGTAAAGACCTCTATGCCAGAGGTTTTAAGTTCGTTGGTTCAACTATTTGTTATTCTTATATGCAGGCTGCAGGGATGGTGGATGATCATATTTCGGAATGCTTTAGGGGCGGGAAATGA
- a CDS encoding CoA pyrophosphatase — MLDDLSRQLRQRLVLPLPGTEAHYKMANAERRVNSSRIKIPDNHRKGAVLILLYEDENKICFPLIIRPEYNGVHSGQVALPGGGFDLEDETLQNTALREAQEEIGIFKNDVVILGALSPLYIPPSNFLVHPYIGMLSYRPHFVPDETEVAGIIETDLESVMDETLVGEKVIKLSNGMEITTPFFDIQKQTVWGATAMILSEVKSVLYEIGY, encoded by the coding sequence ATGCTTGATGATTTAAGCCGGCAATTGCGTCAGCGACTTGTGCTCCCTTTACCCGGAACAGAAGCGCATTATAAAATGGCCAATGCTGAACGAAGAGTCAATAGCAGCCGGATCAAAATTCCGGATAACCATCGTAAAGGTGCTGTCCTCATTTTGCTTTATGAAGATGAAAACAAGATTTGTTTCCCGCTGATCATCCGTCCGGAATACAATGGCGTCCACAGCGGACAAGTTGCTTTGCCAGGAGGCGGATTCGATCTTGAAGATGAAACGCTTCAGAACACAGCTTTAAGAGAAGCCCAGGAAGAAATCGGTATTTTCAAAAATGATGTTGTCATACTCGGCGCACTTTCACCACTCTATATTCCCCCAAGTAATTTTTTAGTTCACCCTTATATCGGCATGCTCAGCTACCGTCCGCATTTCGTTCCCGACGAAACAGAAGTAGCCGGCATCATTGAAACTGACTTAGAGTCGGTGATGGATGAAACTCTCGTCGGTGAAAAGGTTATTAAACTGAGTAATGGAATGGAAATAACTACACCTTTTTTTGATATACAAAAGCAGACGGTCTGGGGCGCGACGGCGATGATCTTGAGTGAGGTGAAGTCGGTGCTTTATGAGATTGGGTATTGA